In one window of Musa acuminata AAA Group cultivar baxijiao chromosome BXJ3-2, Cavendish_Baxijiao_AAA, whole genome shotgun sequence DNA:
- the LOC135631952 gene encoding probable LRR receptor-like serine/threonine-protein kinase At1g14390 translates to MGFLSLSKLTSSTALLLLPLLFLFLASDAQQLPNSQSKTLLRLQRLLENPPALAGWSRATDFCSLPPSPSLTVTCSGGRIVELVIVGDRPASPGAPNALSPAFSSDSLFTTLSRLPSLTTLSLVALGLWGPLPAKVDRFPSLKVLNLSSNYFTGAIPMEISTMSSLQNLVLSGNSFNGSLPDLKPLAALVELDVGGNRLGPEFPSLSTGIVSLVLRNNRYRGKIPANLTAFHQLQKLDLSSNRLSGWIPPLLFSLPSIHHLDLSDNTLTGQIPSNVSCGSVLGFVDVTNNLLVGGLPSCMRSNSSNRMVLSSGNCLDVGGTRFQHPNAYCNGAAFAAILPPANKISGSKSNVGAILGIAGGVVVGAALLGLLVFLVFRSSRTVESKAIVLYKPEAAKSLPQDTTKTPADARHMSEAVRIGTLGLIPYRVFSMEELQQATNSFNPSNLIEDSARGQFYKGWLQDGSMVTVRRLKLNPRFSPQNLPQYLDLISKFRHHHLASILGHCIDSSQDGVNITTIVFLVSEYITNGTLRSHLTEWRKREMLKWPQRLAAVTGVARGIQFLHSVTVPGIVGNDLNIENVLLDKTLTAKISNYNLPVLPKNKNNKIGGYESPFIAVEDRDPGSIYGLEHGEKDDIYQLGLILLEIITGKPAGSKSGVDFLRSQLQKSLTDSPPDLRGIADPTIRGTFAVDSLRTAVEISLNCVSGDPNERPSIDDVLWNLQYSAQIQDGWASSESLSIQV, encoded by the exons ATGGGATTTTTATCGCTTTCGAAGCTTACCTCCTCCACCgcgcttctcctcctccccctacTCTTCCTCTTCCTTGCCTCGGATGCCCAACAGCTGCCCAATTCCCAGTCCAAGACGCTGCTCCGCCTGCAGCGCCTACTCGAGAACCCGCCGGCCCTCGCTGGCTGGTCCCGCGCCACCGACTTCTGCTCCCTGCCGCCCTCCCCTTCCCTCACCGTCACCTGCTCCGGCGGCCGCATCGTCGAGCTCGTCATCGTCGGCGACCGCCCTGCCTCGCCCGGCGCCCCCAACGCCCTGTCCCCTGCTTTCTCCTCTGACTCCCTCTTCACCACCCTGTCGCGGCTCCCCAGCCTGACTACCCTCTCGCTTGTCGCCCTCGGCCTGTGGGGGCCGCTCCCGGCGAAGGTGGACCGCTTCCCCTCGCTCAAAGTTCTCAACTTGAGCTCCAACTACTTCACCGGAGCCATTCCGATGGAGATCTCGACGATGTCGAGCCTCCAAAATCTCGTCTTGAGCGGGAACTCGTTCAATGGGTCGCTTCCTGATCTCAAACCCTTGGCTGCTCTCGTCGAACTGGATGTCGGTGGGAATCGCCTCGGCCCCGAGTTCCCATCCCTGAGTACTGGCATCGTTAGTCTTGTCCTCAGAAACAACAGGTATCGCGGAAAGATCCCGGCAAATCTCACGGCCTTTCATCAGCTTCAGAAGCTGGATTTGTCTTCCAATCGACTCTCCGGTTGGATTCCGCCATTGCTGTTTTCCCTGCCGTCAATCCACCACCTGGATCTGTCTGACAACACGCTGACCGGGCAAATTCCGTCGAATGTTTCATGCGGCAGTGTGCTCGGATTCGTTGATGTCACAAACAATCTGTTGGTGGGAGGCCTGCCTTCGTGCATGCGATCGAACTCTTCCAATAGAATGGTGTTGAGCTCAGGGAACTGCTTGGATGTAGGGGGTACGAGGTTCCAGCATCCGAATGCTTACTGCAACGGCGCAGCATTCGCGGCGATCTTGCCTCCGGCGAACAAGATCAGTGGATCTAAGAGCAATGTAGGTGCAATATTGGGAATTGCCGGGGGTGTCGTCGTCGGTGCAGCATTGCTGGGGTTACTCGTCTTCCTTGTCTTCAGGAGTTCAAGAACAGTGGAGTCCAAAGCAATTGTCTTGTACAAACCAGAGGCCGCAAAATCTTTGCCTCAAGACACCACAAAAACTCCAGCTGATGCAA GGCATATGTCTGAGGCAGTGAGGATAGGAACTCTTGGGCTAATACCATATCGAGTTTTCAGTATGGAGGAGCTTCAGCAAGCGACTAATAGCTTCAATCCATCAAACTTGATTGAGGACAGCGCACGGGGACAG TTTTACAAAGGCTGGCTCCAGGATGGCTCCATGGTTACAGTGAGACGATTGAAATTGAATCCAAGGTTTTCGCCTCAAAACCTGCCTCAGTATCTGGATCTCATCTCAAAGTTCAGACACCATCATCTGGCCAGCATTCTTGGCCATTGCATTGATAGCAGCCAGGATGGTGTCAACATTACTACCATCGTATTTCTTGTTTCTGAATACATCACTAATGGAACTCTGAGGAGTCATCTTACCG AGTGGAGGAAGCGTGAGATGCTGAAGTGGCCACAAAGATTAGCAGCTGTTACTGGGGTTGCACGGGGAATCCAATTCTTGCATTCTGTGACAGTCCCTGGTATTGTCGGAAATGATCTCAACATAGAGAATGTATTGCTGGATAAAACTCTCACAGCAAAAATAAGCAATTACAACCTTCCTGTGCTGCCAAAGAACAAAAACAACAAG ATTGGTGGTTATGAGAGTCCCTTCATTGCAGTGGAGGATAGAGATCCTGGCAG CATCTATGGTCTGGAGCATGGTGAAAAAGACGACATCTACCAGCTCGGGCTCATTCTTTTGGAAATTATCACAGGAAAACCTGCTGGATCCAAAAGCGGGGTGGATTTTCTTAGATCTCAG CTGCAGAAGAGCTTAACAGATAGCCCTCCAGACCTGAGAGGCATTGCTGACCCGACCATTCGAGGCACCTTTGCTGTCGACTCCTTAAGAACGGCAGTTGAGATATCCCTCAACTGTGTATCAGGAGATCCAAACGAGCGCCCTTCGATTGATGATGTCCTCTGGAATCTACAATACTCGGCGCAAATCCAGGATGGCTGGGCCAGCAGCGAAAGCCTAAGCATCCAAGTCTAG
- the LOC103975430 gene encoding LRR receptor-like serine/threonine-protein kinase RGI5, with amino-acid sequence MRKVNTISITSLFFSFLSMAILSSISPITSLSPDGKALLSLLATTSTSSSPGLLLSWDPSHPTPCSWQGVTCSPQGRVISLSLPNTFLNLTSIPPELSSLTSLQLLNLSSANISGSIPPSLGALASLRLLDLSSNSLSGPIPPQLGAMSSLQFLLLNSNRLSGLIPATLANLTSLQVLCLQDNLLNGSIPSQLGSLFSLQQFRIGGNPYLTGQLPPQLGLMTNLTTFGAAATGLSGTIPSEFGNLVNLQTLALYDTDISGSVPPELGSCSELRNLYLHMNKITGLIPPELGRLQKLTSLLLWGNLLTGTVPGELANCSALVVLDLSANKLSGEIPRELGRLAVLEQLRLSDNMLTGPIPEEMSNCSSLTTLQLDKNALSGSLPWQIGDLKSLQSLFLWGNSLTGAIPQSFGNCTELYALDLSKNRLTGAIPEEIFGLNKLSKLLLLGNSLTGRLPPSVANCQSLVRLRLGENQLSGEIPKEIGKLQNLVFLDLYTNHFSGKLPSEIANITVLELLDVHNNHITGEIPPQLGELMNLEQLDLSENSFTGEIPASFGNFSYLNKLILNNNLLTGLLPTSIKNLQKLTLLDISGNSLSGPIPPEIGSLTSLTISLDLSSNKLVGELPQEMSGLTQLESLDLSSNMLSGGIEVLGLLTSLTSLNISVNNFSGPIPVTPFFRTLSSNSYFQNPDLCQSFDGYTCSSDLIRRTAIRSIKTVALVCVILGSVTLLFVALWILVNRNRKLAAEKALTISSSISDEFSYPWTFVPFQKLNFTVDNILQCLKDENVIGKGCSGIVYKAEMPNGELIAVKKLWKTKKEEELIDTFESEIQILGHIRHRNIVKLLGYCSNKCVKLLLYNYISNGNLQQLLQENRNLDWETRYRIALGSAQGLAYLHHDCIPAILHRDVKCNNILLDSKFEAYLADFGLAKLMSSPNFHHAMSRIAGSYGYIAPEYGYTTNITEKSDVYSFGVVLLEILSGRSAIEPMVGDGLHIVEWVKKKMASFEPAINILDPKLQGMPNQMIQEMLQTLGIAMFCVNSSPLERPTMKEVVAFLMEVKSPPEEWGKTAQQPLIKPVNHG; translated from the exons ATGAGGAAGGTCAATACCATTTCCATTACCTCACTCTTCTTCTCATTCTTGTCAATGGCCATTCTCAGTTCCATTAGCCCCATAACCTCTCTTTCCCCTGATGGCAAGGCTCTCCTGTCCTTGTTAGCTACAACCTCCACCAGCTCCTCCCCTGGTCTCCTGCTCTCATGGGATCCCTCTCACCCCACCCCCTGCTCTTGGCAAGGGGTCACCTGCTCCCCTCAGGGCAGGGtcatctctctctccctcccaaaCACCTTCCTCAACCTCACCTCCATTCCACCTGAGCTCTCCTCCCTTACCTCCCTCCAACTCCTCAACCTCTCCTCGGCCAACATTTCCGGCAGCATCCCCCCGTCGCTCGGCGCCCTTGCCTCACTCCGCCTTCTCGATCTCTCCTCCAATTCCTTATCAGGCCCTATACCGCCGCAGCTTGGAGCAATGTCCTCTCTCCAGTTCCTGCTCCTTAACTCGAACCGCCTGTCTGGCCTTATTCCTGCAACTCTTGCCAACCTCACCTCTCTCCAGGTCCTCTGCCTCCAAGACAACCTCCTTAATGGCTCCATCCCCTCCCAGCTTggttctttgttttctctccaaCAGTTCCGCATCGGAGGCAATCCCTACCTCACCGGCCAGCTCCCTCCACAACTCGGCCTGATGACCAACCTCACCACCTTCGGTGCCGCCGCCACTGGCCTCTCCGGCACAATCCCATCGGAGTTTGGCAACTTGGTGAATCTCCAGACACTGGCTCTCTACGACACCGACATCTCTGGTTCAGTGCCGCCTGAGTTAGGCTCATGCTCGGAGTTGAGAAACCTTTACTTGCATATGAACAAGATCACCGGTTTGATCCCACCAGAATTGGGCAGGCTGCAGAAGCTCACAAGCCTGCTCTTGTGGGGGAACCTACTCACAGGAACGGTCCCGGGTGAGCTTGCCAACTGCTCGGCATTGGTGGTTCTTGACCTCTCTGCTAACAAGCTCTCCGGGGAGATCCCCCGCGAGCTAGGGAGGTTGGCAGTCTTGGAACAACTCCGTCTTTCTGATAACATGCTCACAGGCCCCATCCCAGAGGAAATGAGCAACTGCAGCAGCTTGACTACACTTCAGCTTGATAAAAATGCATTGTCTGGGTCTCTTCCTTGGCAGATTGGGGATTTGAAGTCCCTACAGAGTCTCTTCTTGTGGGGCAACTCGTTGACAGGAGCCATTCCACAATCCTTCGGCAACTGTACAGAGCTCTATGCACTCGACCTGTCGAAGAATAGGCTGACAGGGGCTATCCCAGAGGAGATTTTTGGCCTGAACAAGCTCAGCAAGCTGCTTCTGCTGGGGAATTCTTTGACAGGAAGGTTGCCACCAAGTGTTGCAAACTGTCAATCTTTAGTTAGATTGAGACTCGGAGAGAACCAGCTTTCTGGTGAAATCCCAAAGGAGATCGGTAAGCTGCAAAATCTTGTGTTTCTGGATCTTTATACTAATCATTTCTCTGGGAAATTACCTTCCGAGATTGCGAACATCACGGTCTTGGAGCTTCTGGACGTCCACAATAATCACATCACCGGAGAAATCCCTCCTCAATTAGGAGAGTTGATGAACTTAGAACAGCTCGACCTTAGTGAGAACAGCTTCACTGGAGAAATTCCTGCAAGTTTCGGTAATTTCAGCTACTTGAATAAGCTCATCCTGAACAATAATCTGCTAACTGGGTTATTACCAACATCTATAAAGAACCTGCAAAAGCTGACCTTGCTCGATATAAGTGGTAATAGCCTCTCAGGTCCTATTCCTCCTGAGATTGGTTCCTTGACAAGCCTGACGATCAGTTTGGACTTGAGCTCCAACAAGTTGGTCGGAGAACTTCCACAGGAGATGTCTGGTCTGACGCAGTTAGAATCATTGGATCTTTCGAGCAACATGCTCAGTGGAGGGATCGAAGTCTTGGGCCTGCTCACAAGTCTCACTTCTCTCAACATCTCAGTCAATAATTTCTCCGGACCAATTCCTGTCACTCCATTCTTTCGAACTCTATCCTCCAACTCCTACTTTCAGAACCCGGATCTCTGTCAGTCTTTTGATGGCTACACATGTTCATCCGACCTTATACGTAGAACCGCTATTCGATCGATCAAAACTGTGGCTTTGGTTTGTGTCATTTTAGGCTCTGTCACTCTCTTGTTTGTGGCATTATGGATTCTTGTCAACAGGAACAGAAAGCTTGCAGCAGAAAAAGCACTGACCATATCATCCTCCATATCCGATGAGTTCTCATACCCATGGACCTTCGTCCCATTCCAGAAGCTAAACTTTACAGTAGATAACATTCTTCAGTGCCTGAAGGATGAGAATGTAATTGGAAAAGGTTGCTCTGGGATCGTCTACAAGGCTGAGATGCCCAATGGGGAGCTCATTGCCGTGAAGAAGCTTTGGAAaacaaagaaggaagaggaactGATCGACACATTTGAGTCCGAGATTCAGATTCTTGGGCATATCAGGCATCGCAACATTGTGAAGCTACTGGGTTATTGTTCCAATAAGTGTGTCAAGCTCCTTCTCTACAATTATATCTCGAATGGAAATCTGCAACAGCTTTTGCAAGAGAATAGGAATTTGGATTGGGAGACACGGTATAGGATTGCACTTGGATCGGCACAAGGTTTAGCATATCTCCACCATGACTGCATCCCAGCCATCCTTCACAGGGATGTCAAGTGTAACAATATACTGTTGGATTCAAAATTTGAAGCATATTTGGCTGATTTTGGTTTGGCAAAGCTGATGAGTTCACCGAACTTCCACCATGCCATGTCCAGGATAGCAGGTTCATATGGATACATAGCTCCAG AGTATGGCTACACAACAAATATAACAGAGAAGAGCGATGTATACAGCTTCGGTGTGGTCCTCCTAGAGATTCTAAGCGGGCGAAGCGCCATCGAGCCAATGGTTGGTGACGGTCTTCACATAGTGGAATGGGTGAAGAAGAAAATGGCAAGCTTTGAACCCGCAATCAATATTTTGGACCCAAAGCTACAAGGAATGCCCAACCAGATGATCCAGGAGATGCTACAGACACTGGGAATAGCCATGTTCTGCGTGAACTCATCCCCATTGGAGCGTCCAACCATGAAAGAGGTGGTAGCATTCCTGATGGAAGTGAAGAGCCCACCAGAAGAATGGGGAAAGACTGCACAACAGCCTCTTATAAAGCCTGTGAATCATGGATGA